A single region of the Dryobates pubescens isolate bDryPub1 chromosome 11, bDryPub1.pri, whole genome shotgun sequence genome encodes:
- the LOC104301575 gene encoding riboflavin-binding protein, with product MLRFVVALFAVITSSSGKKYGCLEGDTHKPKPSREPNMHECTLYSKSSCCYADFTGQLARSPVIKVNNSYWNRCGQLSKPCEDFTKKIECFYRCSPHAARWIRPNSTAAIQFVPLCQSFCDDWYEACKDDSICVRNWLTDWEWGQSGENRCKNKCIPYSKMYANGTDMCQNMWGESFKVSQSSCLCLQMSKKDAVAIKYLRSESSEESSSGSSSEERACQKKLSKFEKLQREKGENAR from the exons ATGCTGAGATTTGTTGTCGCCCTCTTTGCTGTCATAACATCATCATCCGGCAAAAAATATGGATGCCTGGAAGGGGACACCCACAAACCGAAGCCAAGTCGTGAGCCAAATATGCATGAATGCACTCTGTACTCTAAAT CTTCCTGTTGCTATGCAGACTTCACAGGGCAATTGGCTCGTTCCCCAGTAATTAAAGTAAACAACAGCTACTGGAACAGATGTGGGCAGCTCAGTAAACC CTGTGAAGATTTTACAAAGAAAATTGAATGCTTTTACCGGTGTTCTCCACATGCTGCTCGCTGGATCCGTCCCAACTCCACTGCTGCTATTCAGTTTGTTCCACTGTGTCAAAGCTTCTGTGATGATTG GTATGAAGCCTGCAAAGATGATTCCATATGTGTTCGTAACTGGCTGACAGACTGGGAATGGGGCCAAAGTGGAGAAAACCGCTGTAAGAACAAATGTATTCCGTACAGCAAG ATGTATGCAAATGGGACTGACATGTGCCAGAATATGTGGGGCGAGTCATTTAAGGTGAGCCAAtcttcctgcctctgcttgcAAATGAGCAAGAAGGACGCGGTGGCGATCAAGTATCTCCGCTCCGAAAGCTCAGAGGAAAGCtccagcggcagcagcagcgaggaGCGTGCCTGCCAAAAGAAACTCTCGAAGTTTGAGAaactgcagagagagaaaggggaaaatgcaAGATAA